From one Agathobaculum sp. NTUH-O15-33 genomic stretch:
- a CDS encoding DUF2800 domain-containing protein — MPDKHALLGPSSSHRWLNCPPSARLSEQFPDTGSSFAAAGTLAHEIAELKARKHFIEPMGVRTYNARMKKLKADPRYDPGMDDATDQYLEHLKALAMIFVSPPFVALETQVDYSYLVPEGFGTADCIMIGGGKMCVVDYKNGSGVPVDAVDNSQMMLYALGALHVYAPIYGDTIHTIHLSIVQPNAGGVKEWEASREALDLWAENYVRPQAVLAWEGKGEFNPGEWCEKNFCPARSQCTARAKKMLELEPLQGAVPEELAASAINEPSAPLLTDAEVGDILTRAISLEAWVKDLKNYALTATLEGREVAGWKAVEGRGSRDWNDVDAAFAALQEHGIAEALLYERKPVSVAGLEKTLGKKDFAETAEGLWTKSPGKPALAPETDPRKPYTPAEAAFNPTQNEKENT; from the coding sequence CCGAGCAGTTCCCGGACACAGGCAGCTCCTTCGCCGCGGCGGGCACGCTGGCGCACGAGATCGCGGAGCTCAAGGCGCGTAAGCACTTCATTGAGCCGATGGGTGTCCGCACATATAACGCACGCATGAAAAAGTTGAAAGCAGATCCGCGCTATGACCCCGGTATGGACGACGCTACAGACCAGTACTTGGAGCACCTGAAAGCGCTGGCAATGATCTTTGTCAGCCCGCCGTTCGTGGCGCTGGAAACGCAGGTGGACTACAGCTACTTGGTGCCGGAGGGATTCGGCACCGCGGACTGCATCATGATCGGCGGCGGCAAAATGTGCGTCGTCGATTACAAAAACGGTTCCGGCGTACCCGTGGATGCTGTCGATAACAGCCAGATGATGCTGTATGCGCTGGGCGCGCTGCATGTCTACGCGCCGATCTACGGTGACACGATCCACACCATCCACCTGTCAATCGTCCAGCCGAACGCCGGCGGTGTCAAAGAGTGGGAGGCCTCTCGCGAAGCGCTGGACCTGTGGGCTGAAAACTACGTGCGCCCGCAGGCGGTGCTGGCGTGGGAGGGCAAGGGCGAATTTAATCCCGGCGAATGGTGCGAAAAAAACTTTTGCCCGGCCCGATCACAGTGTACGGCCCGCGCAAAGAAGATGTTGGAGCTGGAGCCGCTGCAAGGGGCTGTGCCAGAAGAACTCGCTGCGTCAGCCATCAACGAGCCCTCTGCGCCGCTGCTGACTGACGCAGAGGTCGGAGATATCCTCACGCGGGCGATCAGTCTCGAAGCTTGGGTAAAAGATTTGAAGAACTATGCGCTTACCGCAACGCTGGAAGGCCGCGAGGTGGCCGGTTGGAAGGCCGTCGAGGGCCGCGGCTCACGCGACTGGAATGACGTGGATGCAGCTTTTGCAGCGCTGCAGGAGCATGGCATTGCAGAAGCGCTGTTATATGAGCGCAAGCCTGTCAGTGTGGCGGGGCTTGAAAAAACGTTGGGCAAAAAGGATTTCGCGGAGACCGCGGAAGGCCTATGGACAAAAAGCCCCGGCAAGCCCGCGCTGGCGCCTGAAACGGATCCGCGCAAACCATATACGCCGGCGGAAGCGGCATTCAATCCAACTCAAAACGAAAAGGAGAATACTTAA